The following proteins are encoded in a genomic region of Cryptomeria japonica chromosome 11, Sugi_1.0, whole genome shotgun sequence:
- the LOC131050732 gene encoding uncharacterized protein LOC131050732 has translation MPPPPGLEGMGMPPSPSYTGASVGPLNYNPQSSSEWQERTARDGRRYIYYKRTRKSSSEKPLESMTPIEASTQWRKVQDRLEDDERCSRVDIKNRLEIFQEYICDLEKEEDEQKNQKENLRQRERKNRDEFRRLMEDHKASGLLTEKTQWLDYCAKVKNHPAYLAVASNTYGSPPKDLFEGFAEEMKKQYQEDKANIKDALKAGKFIVTSAWTLDKFKASIGEVYNLAAASETSLKLVFEEVLEQAKQKEEKEAKKRQRLADDFMDLLHSVKEIVASSKWEDCIPLLEDAQEYRAISDESFCKEIFDEYIAHRQEKVKEKKLKRDEENVDNFITFLPSVGHVHKDWGPKSGHSRQGQGTQTTSPRTRSEASIGGTSGNVNEAGAASSTANPFECPSHILKDFAKGPFNPKKPLSQFATRFDKDEKKNSGGSRVWECHLCYKQFTGSYTRVYCHLLWIGGQGVKGCKKITQAQKIEATRLHMEGEALSKGTSMNNSNFQPSVSMDDASHWGEGATSSRGKEKKTKRETNVADLLNIQARDKAEASIAKFLYAHAIPFHVSRSSYFKQMFKDVIDAGPSFVPPGEIKLRTTLLDKEYSKVTVLMEDMRQTWMRDGCSIIMDGWTDIKHHPLINLIVSSTTGSYFLRAIDCSGKRKDAAFQFQILREAIEEVGTSNVVQVVTDSTRVCKLAGLMVESAYKHIFWTPCCVHALNNTLKDIGKIDWVKTMVLEARDVQMFICNHHTSLALSRMFLRKEFLKPVETRYASYFILLERMLEVQEALQSMVVNAEWIRWHEASTSEGRSVKQKILDDNWWSTMRYICSFIEPIVRVIRYADTNTPNLGEIYETFDSMLGRIKQVIHSRDPTLGFYEEHLGPIVRRRWNIMNNPLHMAAYALNPKWYAPRPGRAPPSSDEEVKDGFYKALAKMYNEDDSTKLRTQWLAFVNLRGPTFDRPEARSDRATLAQVDPIGWWTWHGRDAPDLRVLAVRLLSQVASSSVAERNWSTYSFIQSVKRNHLTSRRSEKLVVVHSALRLQDLQTLEYRQTPSLRWDVNPEDAMQIEETLLGLVGVPLVEAAPHIDSDSDRDSSSNLDLDS, from the exons GCTAGTACTCAATGGAGGAAAGTTCAAGATAGGCTGGAGGATGATGAGAGATGCTCAAGAGTTGATATAAAAAACCGGTTGGAGATTTTCCAG GAGTATATATgtgatttggagaaggaagaagatgaacaaaagaatcaaaaG GAAAATTTGCGCCAAAGGGAACGTAAAAATCGGGATGAATTCCGAAGATTAATGGAGGATCATAAAGCAAGTGGCCTGCTTACAGAAAAGACACAATGGCTTGATTACTGTGCCAAG GTCAAGAACCATCCTGCTTATCTAGCTGTGGCTTCAAACACATATGGTTCACCGCCCAAGGATTTGTTTGAAGGTTTTGCAGAAGAGATGAAAAAGCAG TATCAGGAGGACAAAGCAAACATAAAAGATGCTTTGAAGGCAGGAAAG TTCATAGTAACATCAGCATGGACTCTTGACAAGTTCAAAGCCTCCATTGGTGAAGTATACAATTTGGCTGCTGCATCTGAAACAAGTCTTAAG CTTGTGTTTGAAGAAGTGCTTGAACAAGCAAAGcaaaaggaagagaaagaagcaaaAAAGAGGCAAAGGCTGGCAGATGATTTTATGGATTTGCTTCATTCTGTGAAG GAAATTGTTGCTTCCTCAAAATGGGAGGATTGCATACCTTTGCTTGAGGATGCCCAAGAGTACAG GGCAATTAGTGATGAAAGCTTCTGTAAAGAGATATTTGATGAGTACATTGCACATCGTCAAGAAAAGGTTAAGGAAAAGAAACTCAAACGAGATGAAGAAAACGTAGACAACTTTATTACTTTTCTTCCATCTGttgggcatgtgcacaaagattGGGGACCAAAAAGTGGCCACTCTCGTCAAGGTCAAGGTACTCAAACAACTAGTCCTAGAACTAGAAGTGAGGCATCCATTGGGGGAACTTCAGGAAATGTGAATGAGGCAGGGGCAGCAAGTTCAACCGCAAACCCATTTGAATGTCCTTCCCATATCCTCAAAGATTTTGCAAAAGGACCATTCAACCCCAAAAAACCTCTATCACAATTTGCTACAAGATTTGACAAAGATGAGAAAAAAAATTCAGGGGGTAGTAGAGTATGGGAGTGTCATTTGTGCTACAAACAATTTACGGGCAGCTATACTAGGGTCTATTGCCATCTTTTGTGGATAGGTGGTCAAGGGGTGAAAGGTTGCAAAAAAATAACTCAAGCTCAGAAAATTGAGGCAACTAGATTGCATATGGAGGGGGAAGCATTAAGTAAAGGGACTTCAATGAATAATTCTAATTTTCAGCCTAGTGTGTCAATGGATGATGCTTCTCATTGGGGAGAGGGTGCCACTTCTAGtagaggaaaggaaaagaagactAAGAGAGAAACTAATGTTGCTGATTTGCTTAACATACAAGCACGAGATAAGGCTGAAGCCTCTATTGCTAAGTTTCTCTATGCTCATGCTATACCATTCCATGTCTCAAGATCATCATATTTTAAACAAATGTTCAAAGATGTCATAGATGCTGGTCCCTCATTTGTTCCACCTGGAGAAATTAAACTACGCACCACCCTTCTTGATAAAGAATACTCCAAGGTGACTGTTTTGATGGAGGATATGAGACAAACATGGATGAGGGATGGATGCTCTATAATCATGGATGGATGGACCGATATCAAACATCACCCACTCATCAATCTTATTGTCAGTAGCACTACAGGCTCTTATTTTCTTAGGGCTATAGATTGTTCAGGGAAAAGGAAGGATGCAGCCTTCCAATTTCAGATTTTGAGAGAGGCCATAGAAGAGGTTGGAACCTCTAATGTTGTGCAAGTAGTGACTGATTCAACCCGTGTGTGTAAGCTAGCTGGATTGATGGTGGAGAGTGCTTATAAGCACATTttttggaccccatgttgtgtgcatgcattGAACAATACCTTGAAGGACATTGGGAAAATTGATTGGGTGAAGACAATGGTGTTAGAGGCTAGAGATGTgcaaatgttcatttgcaaccatCACACTTCACTTGCATTGTCTAGGATGTTTTTGAGGAAGGAATTCCTCAAGCCCGTGGAGACTAGATATGCCAGCTACTTTATTTTGTTAGAGAGGATGCTTGAGGTCCAGGAAGCTCTACAATCGATGGTGGTCAATGCAGAGTGGATTAGATGGCACGAGGCAAGCACATCGGAGGGTAGAAGTGTGAAGCAAAAAATTCTTGATGATAACTGGTGGTCCACAATGAG ATATATTTGCTCCTTCATTGAGCCTATCGTGCGAGTGATTAGATATGCTGATACTAACACTCCTAACCTTGGAGAGATTTATGAGACCTTTGATAGCATGCTTGGGCGGATCAAGCAAGTTATTCATAGCAGGGACCCCACTTTGGGATTTTATGAGGAGCATCTTGGACCCATTGTGAGGCGACGATGGAACATTATGAACAACCCACTTCACATGGCAGCCTATGCTCTCAATCCCAAATGGTATGCACCGAGACCTGGGAGAGCGCCTCCATctagtgatgaagaggtgaaagatgGCTTCTATAAGGCCCTTGCAAAAATGTATAATGAAGATGATTCTACCAAACTTCGCACACAGTGGCTTGCATTTGTTAATCTTCGTGGTCCAACCTTTGACAGGCCAGAGGCGAGGTCGGATAGAGCTACATTAGCTCAAGTCGATcctattggatggtggacatgGCATGGTAGGGATGCACCAGACCTAAGAGTACTTGCCGTTCGTCTTCTTTCACAGGTTGCCAGTTCCTCTGTTGcagagaggaattggtccacatatagCTTTATCCAATCAGTCAAGAGGAACCACCTTACCTCTAGACGATCAGAGAAGTTAGTGGTTGTTCACAGTGCATTGCGTTTACAGGATCTCCAGACTCTCGAGTATCGTCAGACTCCATCCTTACGTTGGGATGTCAATCCTGAAGATGCTATGCAAATTGAGGAGACACTTTTAGGATTGGTTGGGGTTCCATTGGTTGAGGCAGCCCCTCATATTGATAGTGACTCGGACAGAGACTCGAGCTCTAATCTTGATTTAGACTCTTAG